A stretch of Castanea sativa cultivar Marrone di Chiusa Pesio chromosome 2, ASM4071231v1 DNA encodes these proteins:
- the LOC142624799 gene encoding uncharacterized protein LOC142624799 → MEEVLVQAWLIWNRRNRVVHGGKFHDPGRLIIRARELLEEFRFAQDQMKTEPVMQQVPVTWQPPPQSIFKLNFDATVFSGLNKSGYGAIIHDEKCEVMAAMAAKGPKVFCSEEAELHACRKAIEFAVDVGFSELVIEGDNSLAMTAISTTKIDHSMLGNVVGDVQHLLRNLHWVRDDCIRRGRNQVAHVLAQFARNISEYMYWMKDVPLLTREVLYQNANFYV, encoded by the coding sequence ATGGAGGAGGTATTGGTTCAAGCTTGGTTGATTTGGAATCGTAGAAACCGAGTTGTACACGGAGGGAAGTTCCATGATCCGGGACGGTTGATTATTCGAGCAAGAGAGCTGTTAGAGGAGTTTCGATTTGCCCAAGACCAGATGAAAACTGAGCCAGTGATGCAACAAGTTCCGGTTACCTGGCAGCCTCCTCCACAGTCGATATTCAAGCTTAATTTTGATGCAACAGTGTTTTCAGGCCTCAACAAATCTGGGTACGGTGCAATTATACACGATGAGAAATGTGAGGTTATGGCCGCCATGGCAGCTAAGGGTCCGAAAGTGTTTTGCAGTGAGGAAGCTGAACTACATGCTTGTAGAAAGGCGATTGAGTTTGCGGTGGATGTTGGCTTCTCTGAATTAGTTATTGAAGGAGATAATAGTTTGGCCATGACAGCTATTTCAACAACAAAGATTGACCATTCAATGCTTGGGAATGTGGTTGGGGATGTTCAACACTTGCTCAGAAATTTGCATTGGGTAAGGGATGATTGTATTAGGAGAGGGAGGAATCAGGTTGCTCATGTATTAGCTCAATTTGCTAGGAATATTTCTGAGTATATGTATTGGATGAAAGATGTGCCTCTATTAACTAGAGAAGTTCTGTACCAAAATgctaatttttatgtttaa